AGCTTTTTTTATACATGTATCATTTTCTCATACTTCTAATCACAATATATGTAGATTGCCTTTTTACGTCACATTATATCAGAAGCATTTTTCAGTGTTACTACATGGTGTTCGTAACCATCATTTATTAGTGGTTATATAATATTACATGGCATGGATATAGACTACCCAGCTCTTCCCCTGTTGAATATTTAGGGGGCTCCCTTTTTTTTGCCATCAGTAAGTAATGTTACAATGAACTTTGTCCtgtctatagtttttttttcttttccattactttCTTCAGCTGAACACCGAAGTGATTCTTCAAGGATTACAACCCTAGATCAACCCATAAGCACCAAGAGAGCAGAGACTGTCTCCTTTTGCCCCGCATTGGCAAAAAGGACTTGGCTCTTACTAAATGCCTCACAAACATCTGTCAAGTGGATTAATTTATACTGCTACCAGCTCAGGTTTTATTGCACACCTGCCATCACTGGCCACTATACATCATTtataagtatttcatttattagataaagtaaaaatagtatcagagggaattccctggcagtccagtggttagggcttcacgcttctactgcagggggcctgggtactggtcagggaactgagatcccacaagctgcatggtgaagccaagggaaaaaaaagtagtatcagaatattttgtcttcttttaatctgcatttctttgATCTCTAGTAGGGACCCCATTTTGGACTGACCCATTCCCTCCCATGTCTTTTTAGCATCTCCTGCTCACTCCTGGGCAGGGATTGAAGAAAATTTGTCCTCCCATCACTCAGATCTTCTCTGTGTGATTTGtgtgatctttgtgatttcttgcTTGAGCTGAGGTCCTACTCCCTCAGTCTTAACTAGTAAATATTACCCTCCTCTGACAGGTGATTGGCAAAGGCACTGAAAAGTCTGATGACAGCACCTATGAGGAAAAATATCTGATTGCCACCTCCGAACAGCCCATTGCTGCTCTCCACCGGGACGAGTGGCTTCGGCCAGAGGACTTGCCAATCAAGTATGCCGGCCTGTCCACCTGCTTTCGCCAGGAGGTGGGCTCCCACGGCCGTGATACCCGTGGCATCTTTCGAGTCCATCAGTTTGAGAAGGTGAGTAGGCAGATCAGGGTGAGGGATGGGACCCTTCTATCTCTCCAGGGCTGTTATAGAAGAGATAGAATCTGTGTTGCTCAGGCCTACCCCAGCTCCAGTCTTTCCTCTCGTTTCCTCCATCTGGGTTTCTAGGGAAGAGCCTGAGAAGCACATGGTGGAGCGGctagagcatggactctggaaccAGGCTGCCTGAGTCCTAAGGCCAACTCTACCACTTACTGCTGTGTAACCTTGAACaatttgcttaacctctctgtgctgtttcctcctctgtcaaagGAAGATAATAGTAGTACCTACCCCATTAggctactgtgaggattaaaccaGTTACCACGTGGAAGGTACTTAGAacggaacctaggggtaagacaggaataaagacacagacctactagagaacggacttgaggatatggggagggggaagggtgagctgtgacaaagtgagagagaggcatggacatatatacactaccaaatgtaaggtagatagctagtgggaagcagccgcatagcacagggagatcagctccgtgctctgtgaccgcctgtaggggtgggatagggagggtgggagggagggagacgcaagagggaagagatatgggaacatatgtatatgtataactgactcactttgttataaagcagaaactaacacaccatggtaaagcaattataccccaataaagatgttaaaaaaaaaaaaaagaaagaaagaaagtacttagaacagtagCCGCACGTTATGTGGGACGCTCTCTACACAAGCATTCGTTCTTGCTGCAGCCCCAGCCAGTCCAGTTCAGCCCCGATCTCTCACCAGGGCCCCAGCCCCGCCTGACTCTCAGTGGAATAGGAATAAGTCTTCATTGCTAGGATAATTCCCACTTCAGCCTTCAGTTTATTCACCCCGTCCCCTTGTCACTGTGCCCTTGGGTCCCTCTTTGCAGATTGAACAGTTTGTCTACTCATCGCCACATGACAACAAGTCCTGGGAGATGTTTGAGGAGATGATCACTACCGCTGAGGAGTTCTACCAGTCTCTGGGGATCCCTTACCATATCGTGAATATTGTCTCAGGTTATCGGCCTCCCTCTCCTGCGTCCCACAAACACCACCCTGACCAGTTGAACTGCCACACAAAGAAACAGCTTACAATCCAATTAATTGCCcacattaattaaaatatcacACTCTTTTCCCTTGGGAGTTCTTGGTGATAAGAATATCTGGGCGTGATTTCCCTCCTGGGGATAACATGCGAACTAAAGAATTCTTTGGGTTTGCTAAAGGTTAGCCTTCTGAAATACCATCCCTCCTTCATGAATTCTAGGGGTTTTTCCTTACAGGTTCTTTGAATCACGCTGCCAGTAAGAAGCTTGACCTGGAGGCCTGGTTTCCGGGCTCAGGAGCCTTCCGTGAGTTAGTCTCCTGTTCTAACTGCACAGACTATCAGGCTCGCCGGCTCCGAATCCGATACGGGCAAACCAAGAAGATGATGGACAAGGTAGATGGCCCCTGGGGAGGCAGGAAGCAGGGCCTTCAGCTCAGAGTAGGTCCATCTTATTTCTCAGCCCTTGGAGGACATTATTCCCCAGCGTCATGGGAAAATCTGAGCTTCTCAGTCTAGACCAAAAAGGGAATCTGAAAGTGACTTCACTGAATCAGGACTGAGTCCTTTTAGATAGAAACCTGAATCTAGCTCTATTCTACAAGGTAGTTCTAGCTTTTCTCTTCTTGGCTTTGTTTTCCATAACTCCAGATAAAGAGTAATCCCCATTTGTCTACACAGAACAAGTTGGAGGCAATGTCTCCCCTCTTCTCACCCAAGAAGGTCTGGGTGGTAAGCTTATCTCTTCAAACCCAATTTCCAGGCCCTAATCGTTTCCTGGTCAGGGACTTGAAAGGGGTTAAAAGGAGAagccagggcttctctggtggcgcagtggttgagagtccgcctgctgatgcaggggatgcgggttcgtgccccggtccgggaagatcccacatgccgcggagcggctgggcccgtgagccatggccgctgagcctgtgcgtccggagcctgtgctctgcagcaggagaggccacaacagtgagagggccgcataccgcaaaaaaaaaaaaaaaaaaaaaaaaaaaaggagaagccaTTGAGTAGTCTCTTCCCTCCCTCAAAGGGCCCAACTCTCCTCAAAATACTGGGACCTACCACTTGTCACTCATGGAGACATGAGGAATCTTTCTGGAGTTATCTAATAAGCCATAAGTTATCTAATAAGCCAAACAGAACTCAAAGGTTTAGAGATCATTAATATGGGTAGAGCctgttttttatttgattttagatTTGGATTTGGATAGTTGCAGTTGGGGGAGTCTGGCTGAGTGGATGGTTCCTGGTCATCAGTAAGCCCAGCTAGGGGTTGAGTGTAACTGCTCCCTCTGGGGACCCTCTCCTCGCAGGTGGAGTTTGTCCACATGCTCAATGCCACGATGTGCGCCACAACTCGCACCATCTGTGCCATCCTAGAGAACTACCAGACAGAGAAGGGCATCCTCGTACCTGAGAAATTGAAGGAATTCATGCCACCAGGTgaggctcccagcccagcccatctTCCTCCTCTTGTCTGTCTTCCTGCTCTTCTAAATAGTGAGCCCCTTTCAGAATGCACCAAGTTTTCTTGTTCATACACGGCCCCCAAAACTCTGCCTGTCCTCTGGTGCTGGGCATTGCAAGGGGCAAGGTTGAAAAGTAGCCAGTGCCGGTATGAGCTTCTATTTAAATGCAGCTAAAATTCAggctgggaaaaaaaggaataaatgaaagcagTGCCTGCCTCTTTGTCTTGTGTAACTTTCCCCAGAGGTCCCTGGGCTTTGACTCTTGAGGAATGATGGGTTGTTTGGTTGGCTGTTTCCTCTCAGGTCTCCAGGAACTGATCCCCTTTGTGAAGGCCGCACCCATTGACCAGGAGCCATCGAAGAAGCAGAAGAAGCAGCATGAGGGCAGCAAAAAGAAAGGGGCGGCGAGAGATGTTGCCCTGGAAAGCCAGCTGCAGAATATGGAGGTCACTGATTCCTGAACATTCCTTTCTCCCACTTTACCAGGCTTCCATTTCAATTAGCTGCAATCTCAGAGCCTGCCCACAGGCAGGGAAACCAAGCACGCACCCATCGCCCACCCCGTGTGACTGCATTGCCAAAAGGGGAACCATCTGCCCTGTACAATGCAGTGTTCCTCTTTTCTCGCTTGGGCATAGGATCTAATCACCAATGACTGATGAAACCATGTAATAAAGCACCTCTGAGGGAGGCCAGGACTCTTCCTCAGTCTTctgcccagggcttgaaccctgtcTCTGACAGTTCTCCCTGGAACCGTATTCACTTCTGCTTTTCCTGCTATATCAGGCAGGCTGTTCCATTTAGCAGAGAGCCTTTGAGAAGGTAGGTGAAGGCAGGGGTAGATTTAGTAAAGGCTCAAGGGGAAAGTGAAAACTGCGACTTAGACACACAGGCTTGCAGGGCAAGGGCAGGATCCTCCTTTGTAAATTTGCTCCTGCTTTGTTAAAGCAGTTAGGTAGGACCAGCTTAGAGACCTGAGTTGATATAAAAAGCTTcatagcaggacttccctggcggtccagtggttaagagtctgcatttccactgcagggggcgcagttGCGATCCCTGGTAGGgccactaagatcccacatgccgcacagcgtggccaaaacaaTAAAAGCTTCATAGCACTTCTGTTCCCTAGGAAAGGCTccatggagagggaaggaggtggtgAGACATCAGGGTAGATGAGACTACATTTAATCCAGAAAAGCCCCTAGATTCAAGAGCACGGGGCAGGGCCTTACTCACAGCTGCTTCTCTCTTTCCACTCATCCCCAAATGGGAGACCAGCTGCCTGGCAGCTTGTGGCTCAACTCCAGAGGATCGATATAGCCCACAGGGCAGGGGGCTAGTGGGAACAAGGTTTTAGTCCTTTCTCTGGAGCTTCCACCGTTGCCCCAATAGCCAGTTCACCCTTTCTCTGGGGAGGATGATGTTTAGCCTCTATTTACCTGCTGCCTTTCATCTGCAATCTACAAACACTTTAATAACACCAACTGTTAGTTTAGTGCTTCTCCCCTAGGAGTCTAAAATACTTCCTATAGAGGATCTCTTTTATCTCTGTGACAGTCCCAGACAGGAGGGTGGGGACATGATTATACCTCTTCCATCATAAGGAAGAGAGTACAAGGTGGGTAAGGGAGATGAGAAAGCACGGCCGGGTGGAAGCCAGGAGTCCTGACTCCTCAGCAGGGCTTGGTGCTCGCTGTGTTTCTTTGGAAGGATGAGAACAGGACTCTGAACTGGCCTGTAACTTAGGAGCTTGATTTTGTCTTCCTTAGTCCCTAAGCAGCAACCTCCCCAGGCCTGCTGGAGCTTGCTTAGCACCCAGGAGAGAGGCCGTGTGCTTGGTTTTCCACTGGGAGCTTGGGCTGAGCCTGTGAATCTTGCTACTGTCAAAACTGGGGCACCTAACAAGGTGACCACAGTGACCCTTTTGCCCCAGGCAGGCTCACCAGCCTGCCTCTACTCTAGCCAGTGCCCCAGCTCTGGGATAACAAAACCAGGGccaaagaacaaaagagcaagcTGCTCCCATATACTTGGAAGGATGAGATTCACATTCCTGTAGCCTCAACTATTTGGTTTGAAGAAAGGCAGTTTACACAGTGAGCAGGAGGCTGGTTTTGGTCACCACCACACACCGCTCTTTCCTGTTTGAAAAGCTCACTGGGCTCTGGGATTAGAAACTTTCAAGTGGCCCTGCACACCCCCATCTAGCCTTAGGGGTCACTACAGctgcctcctctgctcccccTTCCTACCCACTTGGCTGCTGGCGCCCATGACCTTCCACCAGGAGGCACTGCTTTTCTCTGGCCCTGAAAGTGCCgcaggaggaggagctggggctctgagcccctgggggcccaggcctggctcctgcactgcaccccccgccccctacccccaccccaggctgacCCGCCTAGTTTTCTGGACCTGGCTGCACCTGGGACCTGGACTCGGGCTTGTTTAGCCAGAGAGCCTCCTGCCCTGTGCTGCCAGCAGCCCAGCTCCCCATGCCAGCCTTCCCTGTGGCTGGCCAGTGTGTGGGCTGGCTTGTAAAAAGGAGTGAGTGGAGGCCCGGAAAACAGCTGCTGTGTGCACCGAGTAGTCTGTTAGCTGAAAGTCTCTACCTCCTTGAAGCCAcaagacagaaaattagtaatgGTGAAGGAAAGGATGATCCCGTGGCTGAGGTCCCTCCCTGTGGGTGGAAAACACACGAGCAGGAGACGCACATAGGCacttatttactgagtgcttgccCTGCGCTAGGTGTGATTAGGAGCAGGGGTTACAGAAAGAATGGGACACAGTCCTTGCTCTCAAGGAACTCCCGGATATTGGGAAAGGTGTGGCTTGCCTTCCTCcaggctccttccctccctggagcAGTGGGATGGGGCTGATGTGAACCTTGTTTAGGATAGGCAGGCTGGCCTGGCAGCTGAGTACCAGGAATGGGCCCAGATAACCTTGACTCCACCCTGGCAGTTGCCTCCGCAACCCACGGCTGATGCCCTCATCCCTGGCACCTTGACCTGCCCCATCTCCAACCTCAGCTGCCCAGGT
The genomic region above belongs to Phocoena sinus isolate mPhoSin1 chromosome 1, mPhoSin1.pri, whole genome shotgun sequence and contains:
- the SARS1 gene encoding serine--tRNA ligase, cytoplasmic isoform X1, giving the protein MVLDLDLFRVDKGGDPALIRESQEKRFKDPGLVDQLVKADSEWRRCRFQADNLNKLKNLCSKTIGEKMKRKEPMGNDESIPEDVLNLDDLTADTLTNLKVSQIKKVRLLIDEAILKCDAERIKLEAERFENLREIGNLLHPSVPISNDEDADNKVERIWGDCTVRKKYSHVDLVVMVDGFEGEKGAVVAGSRGYFLKGVLVFLEQALIQYALRTLGSRGYTPIYTPFFMRKEVMQEVAQLSQFDEELYKVIGKGTEKSDDSTYEEKYLIATSEQPIAALHRDEWLRPEDLPIKYAGLSTCFRQEVGSHGRDTRGIFRVHQFEKIEQFVYSSPHDNKSWEMFEEMITTAEEFYQSLGIPYHIVNIVSGSLNHAASKKLDLEAWFPGSGAFRELVSCSNCTDYQARRLRIRYGQTKKMMDKVEFVHMLNATMCATTRTICAILENYQTEKGILVPEKLKEFMPPGLQELIPFVKAAPIDQEPSKKQKKQHEGSKKKGAARDVALESQLQNMEVTDS